A genomic window from Phycisphaerales bacterium includes:
- a CDS encoding ABC transporter ATP-binding protein, giving the protein MLAVKDLRVNYGAIRALHGVTLRVERGEIVTLIGCNGAGKSTTLRAISGLVKPSGGEVEYEGRSLARLAPHEIVRLGIAQSPEGRGIFANMTVEENLELGAFARKDTANIAKDREHALSLFPRLKERYKQSAGTLSGGEQQMLAMARALLARPKLLLLDEPSLGLAPQVVQTIFRIIREINKEGTTILLVEQNANQALKVAHRAYVLEVGKIAMEGKAAELAASDAVRKAYLGHA; this is encoded by the coding sequence ATGCTCGCGGTGAAGGACCTGCGGGTGAACTACGGGGCGATCCGGGCGCTGCACGGGGTGACGCTGCGGGTGGAGCGTGGCGAGATCGTGACGCTGATCGGCTGCAACGGGGCGGGCAAGAGCACGACGCTGCGGGCGATCTCGGGGCTGGTGAAGCCGTCGGGCGGCGAGGTGGAGTACGAAGGGCGGTCCCTTGCGCGCCTGGCGCCGCACGAGATCGTCCGGCTGGGGATCGCGCAGTCGCCCGAGGGGCGCGGCATCTTCGCGAACATGACGGTGGAGGAGAACCTGGAGCTGGGGGCGTTCGCGCGGAAGGACACGGCCAACATCGCCAAGGACCGTGAGCACGCGCTGTCGCTGTTCCCCCGTCTCAAGGAGCGGTACAAGCAGAGCGCGGGGACGCTCAGCGGTGGCGAGCAGCAGATGCTCGCGATGGCGCGGGCGCTGCTCGCCCGCCCCAAGCTGCTGCTGCTGGACGAGCCGAGCCTGGGGCTGGCGCCGCAGGTGGTGCAGACGATCTTCCGGATCATCCGCGAGATCAACAAGGAAGGCACGACGATCCTGCTGGTGGAGCAGAACGCCAACCAGGCGCTGAAGGTGGCCCACCGGGCGTACGTGCTGGAGGTGGGGAAGATCGCGATGGAGGGCAAGGCGGCGGAGCTGGCGGCGAGCGACGCGGTGCGGAAGGCGTACCTGGGGCACGCGTGA
- a CDS encoding SUMF1/EgtB/PvdO family nonheme iron enzyme, with protein sequence MPTYGAFETVEELASAGPFAVYAARKAGQTGAPAYAVKVYKTADVFADAEVVERESAAFLEAAEVQRSLPAGPAGGGGAGHWAPVHDAGRASDAVYYVTDLYPVSVQRMVDSRRELDARSIAHVIEGVVAGLEELEKTHKRGHGGLQASNVLLGSVEVEEAAIALTDPEAGSRLEANAPVQDQRGMAALLYQMVVHRMPPRAGAVAGGPEWQRMGAAGELLRGLCETLLNVQAGQLVPLEQVRAKLAEVLKAKPPAKAGMSVGAKLGIAAAVLLAVGGGVFVAMREPPKVEIVYEDARRAWTPGDVGSLDTRLAKVRKLIKDDPVDAEEAGKLAAQLKELSESIAWLKNQPPPASEEQSAFIKSEIANRDERYTKATAALVSLEERWFEDQADPTQDPRKPSPDRWLAAWMSEIAEHVTVADRLLSSDAAVRAEFEQLRTDAEALKKLVEETRGKAWGTEPAAQAEIVKIAGEAKASALALRPKLKAVRVGARDQLIEYVKKAGDGAASLRSAQLQDRMTASLRKLREDLEESETRGWQEVTGQVAKLDELLKSIDGAFAATLGLEAPAAGSEVVYAGAEKHLVDLRESLISKLPEATDAADAGLRAKVEQAAGTYNARVADLRAMYTAAQKVETLLAAGYGLDESVEGASIAALDAAVRGAQGFEPLKAGLDKVLARVDALKEVKAMSSAPALVGVINDAGSGLSSVLTAWRALRATGYPASASDLSAAIDVQAKVVAAVRKSAGARAAGLTSEVEGQLRALWLRFIENAKGDVPQVNAAFELTTRVPGGAEAIAGGPAWLKYNRERWELLKAVEGVGEAPAKEQIEQLHTPVMAFVNDAKGLNLNRPEVAQFDKDLNPFVIKKVVTMDEMGPGRVKWAFEEDKARGLVRYRWTGKRGEHVLEFRPMVMGEDQVTYLCTTEMPVGLFIDAVEAFGKWDDVRGVGGQGKKLLDGSNLETRAGVRTVRWVGSGDKMKMDKSVPANTQPHDKNGMGWHATNMADTMARNPYYPEGGGPGRPPSDLDPVDWVSPEASLYVARVLGCRLPSSAEWKAAAATGANATPNLRDESYARQYQHVADNIGDDKFQAKNIMNYPGSGIMVLQNGAPVAAELDGSALTVNDGYLYFAPVNERRQGAEEPKFHHLIGNVWEFTHEAPLAAEALPQATYDSVMGLMGQGYANMRVIGGSALSNPQVGTTEPQEFKRTTARQGWADVGFRLAFSTGAGAGGGGSPKQRLLGMLQKTPYLSAGAN encoded by the coding sequence ATGCCAACGTACGGGGCGTTTGAGACGGTCGAGGAGCTGGCATCGGCGGGTCCGTTCGCGGTGTACGCCGCGCGGAAGGCGGGGCAGACAGGGGCGCCCGCGTACGCGGTGAAGGTGTACAAGACGGCGGACGTGTTCGCCGACGCCGAGGTAGTGGAGCGGGAGAGCGCGGCGTTTCTGGAGGCGGCGGAGGTGCAGCGGTCGCTGCCGGCGGGGCCCGCGGGCGGGGGCGGCGCGGGGCATTGGGCCCCGGTGCACGATGCGGGGCGGGCGAGCGACGCGGTGTACTACGTCACCGACCTCTACCCGGTGAGCGTGCAGCGGATGGTGGACAGCCGGCGGGAGCTGGATGCGCGGTCGATCGCGCACGTGATCGAGGGCGTGGTCGCGGGGCTCGAGGAGCTCGAGAAGACGCACAAGCGTGGTCACGGCGGGCTGCAGGCGAGCAACGTGCTGCTGGGGTCGGTGGAGGTGGAAGAGGCGGCGATCGCGCTGACGGACCCGGAGGCCGGCTCGCGACTTGAGGCCAACGCGCCGGTGCAGGACCAGCGGGGGATGGCGGCGCTGCTGTACCAGATGGTCGTGCACCGGATGCCGCCGCGGGCGGGGGCGGTGGCGGGCGGGCCCGAGTGGCAGCGGATGGGAGCGGCGGGAGAACTGCTGCGGGGACTGTGCGAGACGCTGCTGAACGTGCAGGCGGGGCAGCTGGTGCCGCTGGAGCAGGTGCGGGCGAAGCTGGCGGAGGTCTTGAAGGCGAAGCCGCCGGCGAAGGCCGGGATGTCGGTGGGAGCGAAGCTGGGGATCGCGGCGGCGGTGCTGCTGGCGGTGGGCGGCGGGGTGTTCGTCGCGATGCGCGAGCCGCCGAAGGTGGAGATCGTGTACGAGGACGCCCGCAGGGCGTGGACGCCAGGGGATGTGGGGAGCCTCGATACGCGGCTGGCGAAAGTGCGGAAGCTGATCAAGGACGACCCGGTGGACGCGGAGGAGGCGGGGAAGCTGGCGGCCCAGCTGAAGGAGCTGAGCGAGTCGATCGCGTGGCTGAAGAACCAGCCGCCGCCCGCCAGCGAGGAGCAGAGCGCGTTCATCAAGAGCGAGATCGCAAACCGCGACGAGCGGTACACGAAGGCGACAGCGGCGCTCGTGAGCCTGGAGGAGCGGTGGTTTGAGGACCAGGCCGACCCGACGCAGGACCCGCGGAAGCCCAGCCCGGACCGGTGGCTGGCGGCATGGATGAGCGAGATCGCCGAGCACGTGACGGTGGCGGACCGGCTGCTGAGCTCGGACGCGGCGGTGCGGGCGGAGTTTGAGCAGCTGCGGACCGACGCCGAGGCGCTCAAGAAGCTGGTGGAGGAGACGCGGGGGAAAGCGTGGGGGACGGAACCGGCGGCGCAGGCGGAGATTGTCAAGATCGCGGGCGAGGCGAAGGCGTCGGCGTTGGCCCTACGGCCGAAGCTGAAAGCGGTGCGTGTGGGGGCGCGGGATCAGCTGATCGAGTATGTAAAGAAGGCGGGCGACGGGGCCGCGTCGCTGCGGTCGGCGCAGCTGCAGGACCGCATGACGGCGTCGCTGCGGAAGCTGCGTGAGGACCTGGAGGAGAGCGAGACGCGCGGGTGGCAGGAAGTCACCGGGCAGGTCGCGAAGCTGGATGAGCTGCTGAAGTCTATCGACGGGGCGTTCGCGGCGACGCTGGGGCTGGAGGCGCCCGCGGCGGGCTCGGAGGTGGTGTACGCGGGGGCGGAGAAGCACCTTGTTGATCTGCGCGAGTCGCTGATTTCCAAGCTGCCCGAGGCGACAGACGCGGCGGACGCAGGGCTGCGGGCGAAGGTGGAGCAGGCGGCGGGGACCTACAACGCGCGGGTGGCGGATCTGCGCGCGATGTACACCGCGGCACAGAAGGTCGAGACGCTGCTGGCCGCGGGGTATGGGCTGGATGAGAGCGTGGAAGGGGCTTCGATCGCGGCGCTCGATGCTGCGGTGCGGGGAGCACAGGGCTTCGAGCCGCTGAAGGCGGGCCTGGACAAGGTGCTGGCGCGGGTCGATGCCCTCAAGGAGGTAAAGGCGATGAGCAGCGCGCCGGCGCTGGTGGGCGTGATCAACGACGCTGGGAGCGGACTGTCGAGCGTGCTGACGGCGTGGCGGGCGCTCCGGGCGACGGGTTACCCCGCGAGCGCGTCGGACCTGAGCGCGGCCATTGATGTGCAGGCGAAGGTTGTGGCGGCGGTGCGGAAGAGCGCGGGGGCACGGGCGGCCGGACTCACCTCCGAGGTCGAGGGACAGCTGCGTGCCCTGTGGCTGAGGTTCATCGAGAACGCCAAGGGCGACGTGCCGCAGGTGAACGCGGCCTTCGAGCTCACGACGCGGGTGCCGGGCGGGGCCGAGGCCATCGCCGGCGGGCCTGCGTGGCTGAAGTACAACCGCGAGAGGTGGGAGCTGCTCAAGGCCGTCGAGGGCGTCGGCGAAGCACCGGCGAAGGAGCAGATCGAGCAGCTGCACACGCCCGTGATGGCCTTCGTGAACGACGCCAAGGGCCTCAACCTGAACAGGCCGGAGGTGGCGCAGTTCGACAAGGACCTCAACCCCTTCGTGATCAAGAAGGTCGTCACGATGGACGAGATGGGGCCGGGCAGGGTGAAGTGGGCGTTTGAGGAGGACAAGGCGCGGGGCCTGGTGCGCTACCGGTGGACGGGCAAGCGCGGCGAGCACGTGCTGGAGTTCCGGCCCATGGTGATGGGCGAGGACCAGGTCACGTACCTGTGCACGACCGAGATGCCGGTGGGGCTGTTCATCGACGCCGTGGAGGCGTTCGGGAAGTGGGATGATGTGCGGGGCGTGGGCGGTCAGGGCAAGAAGCTGCTGGACGGCAGCAACCTCGAGACCCGCGCGGGCGTGCGGACCGTGCGGTGGGTGGGCAGCGGCGACAAGATGAAGATGGACAAGAGCGTGCCGGCCAACACGCAGCCGCACGACAAGAACGGCATGGGCTGGCACGCGACGAACATGGCAGACACGATGGCGCGGAACCCGTACTACCCCGAGGGCGGTGGCCCGGGCCGGCCGCCGAGCGATCTGGATCCCGTGGACTGGGTGTCGCCGGAGGCGAGCCTGTACGTGGCGCGGGTGCTGGGGTGCCGGCTGCCGAGCTCGGCGGAGTGGAAGGCCGCGGCCGCGACGGGCGCGAACGCGACGCCCAACCTGCGCGATGAGTCCTACGCGCGGCAGTACCAGCACGTCGCGGACAACATCGGCGACGACAAGTTCCAGGCCAAGAACATCATGAATTACCCGGGCAGCGGGATCATGGTGCTGCAGAACGGCGCGCCGGTCGCGGCGGAGCTGGACGGCTCGGCACTAACGGTGAACGACGGGTACCTGTACTTCGCGCCGGTGAACGAGCGGAGGCAAGGTGCGGAGGAGCCGAAGTTCCATCACCTGATCGGGAATGTGTGGGAGTTCACGCACGAAGCGCCGCTGGCGGCGGAGGCGCTGCCGCAGGCGACGTACGACTCGGTGATGGGGCTGATGGGGCAGGGCTACGCGAACATGCGGGTGATCGGCGGGTCGGCGCTGTCGAATCCGCAGGTGGGCACGACCGAGCCGCAGGAGTTCAAGCGGACCACGGCCCGGCAGGGCTGGGCGGACGTGGGCTTCCGCTTGGCGTTCTCCACCGGCGCGGGCGCGGGGGGCGGGGGCTCGCCCAAGCAGCGGCTGCTGGGGATGCTGCAGAAGACGCCGTACCTGTCGGCGGGGGCGAACTGA
- the tssK gene encoding type VI secretion system baseplate subunit TssK — translation MSQVGQVHWHEGLFLKPHHLQTMQRDLAEAGMRERRLSMAFPYGVIDLRLSTDALENMLVRIDRLRAIMPSGLEIDLPGNADIPALDIKRVFQASSGAFTVSLAVPLWQAARANTVDPIPAGGAGGAARRAVAEDARVKRLYRVSEITRSDENTGEAAEPVMVRRYNARLVVEGEDTSDMEVLPLLRIVHTAEESTLPRPDTGFVPPCLVINGSPLLRNTLRDLGAAVEASRKELVNQLTRGGFVVENLRGPQLLQMLRLQVLNKYAASLPVMVQGGVGGAGAMTPFAAYLTLRELQGELAALSPDRDPFEAPKYDHDNPGPVFQELDRKIRPLLRGDIQKKFLQSAFVKDQGLLTATLTDEQISQPNGYYIGIRTKAPAAVLGKLVEDQDRFKLMPKSMAKLHLFGVKLVEDRHPPMELPSAVDLHYFRVDMGESKKMWDRIVAEKAMCVRWAETDDFEYQDVSMYMTVP, via the coding sequence ATGTCTCAGGTCGGACAAGTTCACTGGCACGAGGGTCTGTTCCTCAAGCCGCACCACCTCCAGACGATGCAGCGGGACCTGGCGGAGGCCGGGATGCGGGAGCGGCGGCTCTCGATGGCGTTCCCCTACGGCGTGATCGACCTGCGGCTGTCGACCGATGCGCTGGAGAACATGCTGGTGCGGATCGACCGGCTGCGGGCGATCATGCCCAGTGGGCTGGAGATCGACCTGCCGGGGAACGCGGATATCCCGGCGCTGGACATCAAGCGGGTGTTCCAGGCGAGCAGCGGGGCGTTCACGGTGAGCCTGGCGGTGCCGCTGTGGCAGGCGGCGCGGGCGAACACGGTGGACCCCATCCCCGCGGGCGGGGCGGGCGGCGCAGCGCGCCGGGCGGTAGCGGAGGATGCGCGCGTCAAGCGGCTGTACCGCGTGTCGGAGATCACCCGCAGCGATGAGAACACCGGGGAGGCGGCGGAGCCGGTGATGGTGCGGCGGTACAACGCCCGCCTGGTGGTGGAGGGTGAGGACACCAGCGACATGGAAGTGCTGCCGCTGCTGCGGATCGTGCACACGGCGGAGGAGAGCACGCTGCCGCGGCCTGATACGGGGTTCGTGCCGCCGTGCCTGGTGATCAACGGCTCGCCGCTGCTGCGGAACACGCTGAGGGACCTGGGGGCGGCGGTGGAGGCCTCGCGGAAGGAGCTGGTGAATCAGCTGACGCGGGGCGGGTTCGTGGTGGAGAACCTGCGCGGGCCGCAGCTGCTGCAGATGCTGCGGCTGCAGGTCCTCAACAAGTACGCGGCCAGCCTGCCGGTGATGGTGCAGGGGGGCGTGGGCGGTGCGGGGGCGATGACGCCCTTCGCGGCGTACCTGACGCTGCGGGAGCTGCAGGGGGAGCTGGCGGCGCTGTCGCCGGACCGTGACCCCTTCGAGGCGCCCAAGTATGACCACGACAACCCCGGCCCGGTGTTCCAGGAGCTGGACCGCAAGATCCGGCCGCTGCTGCGCGGCGACATCCAGAAGAAGTTTCTGCAGAGCGCGTTCGTCAAGGACCAGGGCCTGCTGACCGCGACCCTGACCGACGAGCAGATCAGCCAGCCCAACGGGTACTACATCGGGATTAGGACGAAGGCGCCGGCGGCGGTGCTGGGGAAGCTGGTGGAGGACCAGGACCGGTTCAAGTTGATGCCCAAGAGCATGGCGAAGCTGCACCTGTTCGGCGTGAAGCTGGTGGAGGACCGCCACCCGCCGATGGAGCTGCCCAGCGCGGTGGACCTGCACTACTTCCGCGTGGACATGGGCGAGAGCAAGAAGATGTGGGACCGGATCGTCGCGGAGAAGGCCATGTGCGTGCGGTGGGCCGAGACGGACGACTTCGAGTACCAGGATGTTTCGATGTACATGACGGTGCCGTGA
- a CDS encoding DotU family type IV/VI secretion system protein, producing the protein MNLVEICEPLFQYVCRLNRLARKGGRADFGVVRGEVKGLLAEMRAKAEQTPAMIGAYNQIELVLIFFVDSMILNSNLGGGWKPLSGERGELAFEEKFWDLLEDALRDPSDTATQRLAVFYVCIGLGFTGLYTGQPDYIRRKMLEISARLRGMIDANQAARICNDAYDGVDTRNLTQPPNRSLTGVVIALVALTVVLLVAYVQLFRYAGQQLDASFTNIQKSHNESGKPSA; encoded by the coding sequence ATGAACCTTGTCGAGATATGTGAGCCCCTGTTCCAGTACGTATGCCGGCTCAACCGGCTGGCGCGCAAGGGCGGGCGGGCGGACTTTGGCGTGGTGCGCGGTGAGGTCAAGGGCCTGCTGGCGGAGATGCGCGCGAAGGCGGAGCAGACCCCGGCGATGATCGGCGCGTACAACCAGATCGAGCTGGTGCTGATCTTCTTCGTCGACTCGATGATCCTCAACAGCAACCTCGGCGGGGGGTGGAAGCCCCTGAGCGGCGAGCGGGGCGAGCTCGCCTTTGAGGAGAAGTTCTGGGATCTGCTGGAGGACGCGCTGCGCGACCCCAGCGACACGGCGACGCAGCGGCTGGCGGTGTTCTACGTGTGCATCGGCCTGGGCTTCACCGGCCTGTACACGGGGCAGCCCGATTACATCCGGCGGAAGATGCTGGAGATCTCGGCGCGCCTGCGGGGGATGATCGACGCCAACCAGGCGGCGCGGATCTGCAACGACGCGTACGACGGGGTCGACACGCGGAACCTGACGCAGCCGCCCAACCGGAGCCTGACGGGCGTGGTGATCGCGCTGGTGGCGCTGACGGTGGTGCTGCTGGTGGCGTACGTGCAGCTGTTCCGATACGCGGGGCAGCAGCTGGACGCGTCGTTCACGAACATTCAGAAGAGCCACAACGAGAGCGGCAAGCCGTCGGCCTGA